The Faecalibacter sp. LW9 genome has a segment encoding these proteins:
- a CDS encoding bifunctional 3-deoxy-7-phosphoheptulonate synthase/chorismate mutase type II gives MENNNWINQFEKPLIIAGPCSAESEKQMMTIAEDIDKDYVKVFRAGIWKPRTKPNCFEGVGAIGLNWLKKVKDEHGMMIATEIANANHAKLALEYDVDVLWIGARSTVNPFTVQEIAEALRDTDKIVLVKNPVNPDLDLWIGALERLEGQGIKNLGAIHRGFSTYKKTKYRNNPQWQIALDFKNKLPNIPIICDPSHICGNREGLFDISQQAFNFEYNGLMIETHCTPDEAWSDAAQQITPARLKEILIALELRQSDDPDSIYKAGIQNLRHQIDELDTTILDTIAQRMKVANLIGELKKEHNVAVFQPERWKQIKENSVKAGASLGLSEDFVDKLLQAIHQESVAQQNNIMIKKEEKI, from the coding sequence ATGGAAAATAATAACTGGATCAACCAATTTGAGAAACCACTTATCATCGCAGGACCTTGTAGCGCTGAAAGTGAAAAACAAATGATGACAATTGCTGAAGATATTGACAAAGATTATGTTAAGGTCTTTCGTGCGGGAATTTGGAAACCTCGTACCAAACCAAACTGCTTTGAAGGTGTTGGAGCGATTGGATTAAATTGGTTGAAAAAAGTAAAAGATGAGCATGGAATGATGATTGCAACTGAAATTGCAAACGCTAACCATGCTAAATTAGCTTTGGAATATGATGTTGATGTTTTATGGATTGGAGCTCGCTCTACTGTAAATCCATTTACTGTACAAGAAATTGCTGAAGCTTTACGCGACACCGATAAAATTGTTTTAGTAAAAAATCCTGTTAATCCAGATTTAGATTTATGGATTGGAGCATTAGAACGTTTAGAAGGTCAAGGAATTAAAAACTTAGGTGCCATTCACCGTGGATTTTCGACGTACAAAAAAACGAAATACCGTAATAATCCACAATGGCAAATTGCTTTAGATTTCAAAAACAAATTACCGAATATTCCAATTATCTGTGATCCATCACACATCTGTGGAAACAGAGAAGGATTATTTGATATATCTCAACAAGCTTTCAATTTCGAATACAATGGATTGATGATTGAAACACATTGTACGCCAGATGAAGCATGGTCGGATGCGGCACAACAAATTACGCCAGCTCGTTTAAAAGAAATTTTAATAGCTTTAGAGTTACGTCAATCAGACGATCCAGATTCGATCTATAAAGCTGGAATTCAGAATTTACGTCATCAAATTGATGAATTAGACACGACAATTCTTGATACGATTGCGCAACGTATGAAAGTAGCGAATTTGATTGGAGAATTAAAGAAAGAACACAATGTAGCTGTCTTCCAACCTGAACGTTGGAAACAGATCAAAGAAAATTCTGTAAAAGCAGGAGCTTCGTTAGGTTTATCAGAAGATTTTGTTGATAAATTATTACAAGCTATTCACCAAGAATCCGTTGCTCAACAGAATAATATTATGATTAAAAAAGAAGAAAAAATATAA
- a CDS encoding prephenate dehydrogenase: protein MKTVTIVGLGLIGGSFALALKKVGLADTIIGVDADLQHCREALELGIVDTLGDLKESVLVSDLVVLAIPINAIQTTLPKILDYIPKDTIVMDMGSTKAGIGAIVRTHPNRKNYVATHPIAGTENSGPKAAFPELFMNKVSIICDPEESALSAVKKVRKIYQNLWTNVITMTSKAHDEHIAYVSHLSHITSFALGQTVLEIEKNEKAIFDMAGSGFESTVRLAKSSPEMWTPIFIQNRENLLNAINAYEEQIKKMKKMIEDADAETIHEYLSNTNDIRRILNKS from the coding sequence ATGAAAACAGTAACCATTGTAGGTTTAGGATTAATTGGAGGTTCCTTTGCCCTAGCCTTAAAAAAAGTGGGATTAGCAGACACGATTATTGGCGTAGATGCTGACTTGCAACATTGTCGCGAAGCACTAGAATTAGGCATCGTTGACACGTTGGGCGATTTAAAAGAATCTGTTTTAGTCAGTGATTTGGTAGTCTTAGCGATTCCGATTAATGCAATACAAACCACGCTTCCTAAAATTTTAGATTACATCCCAAAAGACACAATCGTAATGGATATGGGGTCGACCAAAGCTGGAATCGGTGCCATCGTACGTACTCATCCAAATCGTAAGAATTATGTCGCCACCCATCCGATTGCCGGAACAGAAAATTCGGGACCAAAAGCAGCATTTCCGGAATTGTTCATGAACAAAGTTTCCATTATCTGTGATCCAGAAGAAAGTGCTTTAAGTGCTGTAAAAAAGGTTCGTAAAATTTATCAAAACCTTTGGACCAATGTCATTACGATGACCTCTAAAGCTCACGACGAACACATTGCTTATGTCTCTCATTTATCGCACATCACCTCTTTTGCTTTAGGGCAAACGGTGTTAGAAATTGAGAAAAATGAAAAAGCCATTTTTGATATGGCAGGTTCTGGATTTGAATCGACCGTTCGTTTAGCGAAAAGTTCACCTGAAATGTGGACACCAATTTTTATCCAAAACCGAGAAAATTTGCTGAATGCCATTAATGCTTATGAAGAGCAAATTAAAAAAATGAAGAAGATGATAGAAGATGCCGACGCAGAAACTATCCACGAATACCTGTCGAACACAAACGACATTAGAAGAATTTTAAATAAATCATAA
- a CDS encoding prephenate dehydratase, with the protein MKTKVAIQGVKGSYHHEAAANYLGDEIELMECDTFKQLAKALAKGKVDKAVMAIENTIAGAILPNYALITKYGLKVVGEIYLSIQHQLMVQKGQTLEDIQEVRSHQMALLQCDKFLEKHPDWKIVNDVDTALTAKDIVDQNLDYVAAIASRKAAEVYGLDILASSIQTFQDNFTRFFVLEREHIDYEDFNKVSMRFSVHHKAGALVEVLNHIAECGINMDKIQSVPIIDKPWEYSFHIDITFEDKQQYYTLLGKIAKKLTDLEILGEYKKGKE; encoded by the coding sequence ATGAAAACAAAAGTAGCTATTCAAGGAGTCAAAGGGTCGTATCACCACGAAGCGGCTGCAAATTATTTAGGAGATGAAATCGAATTGATGGAATGTGATACATTCAAGCAATTGGCTAAAGCCTTAGCAAAAGGGAAAGTGGACAAGGCGGTTATGGCCATTGAAAATACGATTGCTGGAGCTATCCTTCCGAACTATGCTTTAATTACCAAATATGGATTAAAAGTAGTCGGTGAAATTTATCTATCGATTCAGCATCAACTTATGGTTCAAAAAGGTCAAACTTTAGAGGATATTCAAGAAGTACGATCGCACCAAATGGCCCTTTTACAATGCGATAAGTTTTTGGAAAAACATCCCGATTGGAAAATTGTAAACGATGTGGATACTGCTTTAACAGCGAAAGATATTGTCGATCAAAACTTGGATTACGTTGCAGCGATTGCTTCTCGTAAAGCAGCCGAAGTTTACGGGTTGGATATTTTAGCCTCGAGCATCCAAACCTTTCAAGACAACTTTACACGATTTTTTGTCTTAGAACGTGAGCACATCGATTACGAAGATTTCAATAAAGTATCAATGCGATTCTCCGTTCATCACAAAGCTGGAGCATTGGTTGAGGTCTTAAATCATATTGCCGAATGCGGAATTAATATGGATAAAATTCAATCGGTTCCGATTATTGATAAACCTTGGGAATACTCTTTTCATATCGATATTACATTCGAGGACAAGCAACAATATTACACGCTTTTAGGCAAGATTGCGAAGAAATTAACAGATTTAGAAATCTTAGGAGAATACAAAAAAGGAAAAGAATGA
- a CDS encoding ABC transporter ATP-binding protein, whose protein sequence is MGIIIKDLTKKYGNQLALNKVSFSIEQGEVVGLLGPNGAGKSTLMKSITNAIIPDNGEILVNNSSVNTNPIETKSQIGFLQENNPLYMDMYVKEFLQFVMNIRGEKKQRVDEVIELVGLTPEKHKKIHQLSKGYKQRVGIAQAILSKPQILILDEPTNGLDPNQIIEIRELIREIGKDTTIILSTHIMQEVEALCSRVILLNKGEIVADQPIEEFKGQYQNLEEAFQALTK, encoded by the coding sequence ATGGGAATAATCATCAAAGATTTAACAAAAAAGTACGGTAATCAATTGGCACTGAATAAGGTGTCTTTTTCGATAGAACAAGGTGAAGTGGTCGGTTTATTGGGTCCGAATGGTGCTGGGAAGTCGACACTAATGAAGAGTATTACCAATGCAATTATTCCAGATAATGGAGAAATTTTAGTAAATAATTCTTCAGTTAACACAAATCCAATCGAAACCAAAAGTCAAATTGGATTCTTACAGGAAAATAATCCGTTGTACATGGATATGTACGTCAAAGAATTTTTGCAATTTGTCATGAACATTCGTGGCGAAAAAAAGCAGAGAGTAGACGAAGTGATCGAATTAGTTGGACTAACACCAGAGAAACATAAAAAGATTCATCAGCTATCGAAAGGATATAAACAACGTGTCGGGATTGCTCAAGCCATCTTATCAAAACCGCAGATTTTAATCTTAGACGAACCAACCAATGGATTGGATCCAAACCAAATTATTGAAATCAGAGAATTGATTCGTGAAATTGGTAAAGACACAACGATTATTCTTTCAACTCACATTATGCAAGAAGTAGAAGCTTTATGTTCGCGTGTAATTTTATTAAATAAAGGTGAGATTGTAGCCGATCAACCAATTGAAGAATTCAAAGGACAATATCAAAATTTAGAAGAAGCGTTCCAAGCTTTAACAAAATAA
- a CDS encoding thioredoxin family protein codes for MKIKTILFSLFITIASFANAQSAAEIMNKAYHQAKVENKNIFLIFHASWCGWCKKMEKNMEDPLVKSYFDQNYVKAFITVEERGEKATLNTPGGTEFVEQLGGKNQGLPYWVILDENGNVLKDSKINGENVGGPSSEQEVDYLISTLAPTSKNQKVDIDKIKEVFILKKKA; via the coding sequence ATGAAAATTAAAACCATCTTATTCAGTTTATTTATTACCATTGCCAGTTTTGCAAATGCACAATCTGCTGCTGAAATCATGAATAAAGCTTATCATCAAGCCAAAGTCGAAAATAAAAATATCTTTTTAATCTTTCATGCTTCTTGGTGTGGATGGTGCAAGAAGATGGAAAAAAATATGGAAGATCCTTTGGTAAAATCATATTTTGATCAAAACTATGTCAAAGCATTTATCACGGTAGAAGAACGCGGTGAAAAAGCAACATTAAATACTCCTGGCGGAACTGAATTTGTAGAACAATTAGGTGGAAAAAATCAAGGTTTACCATATTGGGTCATTTTGGATGAAAATGGAAACGTTTTAAAAGACTCTAAGATCAACGGTGAAAATGTAGGTGGACCATCTTCTGAGCAAGAAGTCGATTATTTGATTTCAACATTAGCACCAACTTCTAAAAATCAAAAAGTAGACATTGATAAAATAAAAGAAGTCTTTATTTTAAAAAAGAAAGCATAA